The following is a genomic window from Sphingorhabdus sp. Alg231-15.
TTATGCGTCGTATGATAGCTTATCTTGGTGCAATCCTTCTAGGATGTACTGCCAGCGCCGCGACGCCGCTGAAGCAACAATCGATAACTATGGACCAACAAAAGTTTGAACAATTACTATCCAAAGTTTCAGACGGTTGGAATGCGAAGAATACGGAACTTGCCCTAAACGCATTTGCTGATGATGCCTTATACACGGAGCCGCCTGACCGTCAGATATACCAAGGTACAGAAGAGCTTCGTATCTTTTTCGACAGGATAACGCCCGGCGCAACAATGATCTGGCAAAACATTTGGTTTAATTCGGATACCGGCTATGGTTCCGGTGAATATTCCTTCAAAAATGGTGGTCGCAAGACCGCCGTGCATGGAGTTGCTGTGATCAAGCTAGAACATGGAAAGATCAAAATCTGGCGAGAGTATCAGCAGCGTGGTGACATTAGCTTCGAATCCTTCCACAATCCCAAAGATAAAAATTGGCAAACGACGGTAGATGATCTTTAGAGTCTATCGATCAATTGGAAAGGCTGGCAGCCGGTACGGAACCGGCGTTGACTGAATGACTGAGGTATCAGTCATTGCGAAAGGAGATAGCTCATCAACAAGTGCTTCCAGATCACCAACAGACTGAACGTGCGCGCGTGCAATATAGCAATCACCGCCCGTAACGCGGTCGCAACGGACTATTTCTTCTAAGCCTTCGACAATGGCCAGGACCTCTTTCATCTTCCCAGGCACTGGTTGAATTCGAATATAAGCCGAAACTGATAGTCCTATGGCAATGGGATTCATGATTGCTGTGTAGCTCTGGATGACGTCCTCTTCTTCCAGCCGTTTCAATCGTTCAGACACACTTGGGGCAGAAAGCCCGACTTTTCGGGCAAGCTCCGCCAAGCTCAATCGCGCATCAC
Proteins encoded in this region:
- a CDS encoding AsnC family transcriptional regulator encodes the protein MKRQRHQTGPLDATDAQILELLVGDARLSLAELARKVGLSAPSVSERLKRLEEEDVIQSYTAIMNPIAIGLSVSAYIRIQPVPGKMKEVLAIVEGLEEIVRCDRVTGGDCYIARAHVQSVGDLEALVDELSPFAMTDTSVIQSTPVPYRLPAFPIDR
- a CDS encoding nuclear transport factor 2 family protein, producing the protein MRRMIAYLGAILLGCTASAATPLKQQSITMDQQKFEQLLSKVSDGWNAKNTELALNAFADDALYTEPPDRQIYQGTEELRIFFDRITPGATMIWQNIWFNSDTGYGSGEYSFKNGGRKTAVHGVAVIKLEHGKIKIWREYQQRGDISFESFHNPKDKNWQTTVDDL